One genomic window of Candidatus Didemnitutus sp. includes the following:
- a CDS encoding ABC transporter ATP-binding protein has translation MSPVAASAEQVFHVRGLTKVYGEGAAQVRALDGVDLDLRAGELVVLLGPSGSGKTTLLNQLGGLDLPTSGELRYRDVDLTHATEERLTLYRRASVGFIFQFYNLIPSLTARENVALITEIAAQPLAPETALEMVGLAARMDHFPAQLSGGEQQRVAIARAIAKRPEVLLCDEPTGALDVKTGIVVLEAIQRVNRELGTLTVIITHNAVMADMADRVIHFMDGKVQSEHRNATRAAPSTLRW, from the coding sequence ATGTCGCCCGTCGCTGCCTCTGCCGAACAAGTCTTCCACGTGCGCGGCCTCACCAAGGTCTACGGCGAAGGCGCCGCGCAAGTCCGTGCCCTCGACGGCGTCGACCTCGACCTCCGCGCCGGCGAACTCGTCGTGCTCCTCGGCCCATCCGGTTCCGGCAAGACCACGCTCCTGAACCAGCTCGGCGGCCTCGACCTCCCGACCTCCGGCGAGCTCCGCTACCGCGATGTCGATCTCACGCACGCCACCGAAGAGCGCCTGACGCTCTACCGCCGCGCGTCCGTTGGTTTCATTTTTCAATTCTACAACCTCATCCCGAGCCTCACCGCCCGCGAGAACGTCGCCCTCATCACCGAGATCGCCGCGCAGCCGCTCGCCCCCGAGACCGCGCTCGAGATGGTCGGTCTCGCCGCGCGCATGGACCATTTTCCCGCGCAACTCTCCGGTGGCGAACAACAGCGCGTGGCCATCGCCCGCGCCATCGCCAAGCGCCCCGAGGTTCTCCTCTGCGACGAACCCACCGGCGCGCTCGACGTGAAGACCGGCATCGTCGTCCTCGAAGCCATCCAGCGCGTGAACCGCGAACTCGGCACCCTCACCGTCATCATCACCCACAACGCCGTCATGGCCGACATGGCCGACCGCGTGATCCACTTCATGGACGGCAAAGTCCAGAGCGAACACCGCAACGCCACCCGCGCCGCGCCGAGCACTTTGCGGTGGTGA